The DNA sequence GGGAACAAAAATAGGATAAGGGACACAACTTTCAAGACTGAACTGCCCAACAGTTGCCACCCCTGTAAAcaaaattatacctcccaaactcccaataaagacccctcctttttacgaccgatttttctggacattttcaaggtcgttagtGGGAGGGTTTACTGTACTTGATTAGCAGGTAAATATCACAGGATGTTAAAATTCGACTTATGTACCATTTTGTGAGAATgggtcacataattatgtttccTCAAATATTCCAAGCAAGTGAAAGTAGCATAACACTGAGTACAAGAGTGTAGATTTGGACTGTTGGAGTTTTCCTGTGTATGTATCACCAGGTGTCTGTTAAGTTGGCTGGGAAAGGTGAACACAGCGTCACACTTCTGACAttgattggtttgtttgtttgtttaacgcccagccgaccacgaagggccatatcagggcggttctgACATTGATGATGCCGTCTTGTGTGTTTGATCATGTGTTGCTTCAAGCAGGCAGGACCGTTCAAAGTTGCTCCACACTGTTGACACTGATGTGGTCTTTCTTATGTGTGTTTCAACATGTGCTGCCTCAAAATACGGACGAACGTAGCATCACATTGCTGACACTTATATGGTccctctcctgtatgtgtcgaTATGTGTCTCTTCAAGGCACTGGCATGGATGAATGTAGCATTAACACTGTTTACACTGATGCGATCTTTCTCTggtgtgtgtcaacatgtgcTGTTTCAAAGTACCTGAGCGGACGAACGTAGCATCTCATTACTGACACTTATGTGGTCGCTCTCCTGTGTGTGTCAATATGTGTCTCTTCAAGGCACGAGCATGGATGAATGTAGCATTTCACTGTTTACATTGATGGGGTCTTTCTCCGGTGTGTTTCACTTTCAACATATGTTGTTTCAAGAGACCAGAGTGGATGAATGCAGCATCACACTTTTGACACTTATGTGGTCGCTCTCCCttgtgtgtcaaaatgtgtcTCTTAAAGGACGCAATGCGGTAGTATGCAGCATCACACTGTTTGCACTGATGTGGTGGCCGTTCCCcagtatgtgttaacatgtgttgtttCAAGTGTACAAAACGGAAGAATGCAGCATGACACTTCGGACACACGTGTGGCCTTTGACCTGTTCTAATAGAGGTCTCATTTTTGGAACTGGAAGCTGAATCAGGTTGACTGCATGTTGACTGTTTCTCCTTGATAGTGAAACTGCCGTTATTACAGCTTACAATTTCACCTGCTGCCATGCTTGTTTCCGTCCTCTTTCCTTCTGAATCTAAATCAGTGTTCAAGTGATTGTCAACAGACGGCACATCCTTTTCCTTGTCCTTCAAGACGTAATCATGATCAGCACTGACTGCATCTCGTCCTTCACATGTCTGTACCACAGGGATagtgtctgtcttctctctcacATCTTGTTCAAATGTTactgaaaattaaaatataaTTGTCAACAAACATTAAATCCTTCAGTTACCACCCTCATATCACTTCTAACTGATTCAAAGGAAATTGTTTCGAGAAAAGGCCCTCAATACTGTAAAATGGTAACTTCTTAAAATTCTTGCTTTTTCAAACTTACACTATTGCCAACCCTAAAGATATTGGAGGTGTTTTTGTTCCCTAAAAAGTACATATGGCATTCAAGCCAGCCTCAAGATAAGAAAGAGACCCAGAagctagatttttttttttttttttttttgggggggggggggggggttgctgtTTGTAACATTAGCGACTCTCCATTACAGTTAACCACGCACACAAAAATAAGCAATTACATATGTAAAATcttgaaaatgttaaaaaaatgtgTGAAGGATTTCTTAAACTTTTTTAAGGAGATCAAGGTTGTTAACAACATTTAAAGTAACAAGTGTCaaaataaatgagcatttaaaGTACCTTCTACATTTTTACTGACTAATAGACGCAAGGAAAACTACTAACCATGTAGATACTGGTCAGTCATGTAGAATGAATCCTCTGCGTCTTCCGCCGGATCAACCTCCATCTTGACCTCTGTTGTCACCGCTGGGCCCTCTTCCTCCTTCCTGTGACAGCAAGACATTATTTTAAAAAGTGAATGTAGAGCAATGTCACTGTATGGAGTTATAAAAACACAGTCAGAGGTAAATtaccaaaacaaaattaatgccCTTTTTGGTGTAGAAAACATTGAACATGTACACCAAAATGCATAAATATGaattgtctttttgtttgtggaGCACTTTCAACCATATTTGGATAGACACAAAATCAGTTAACCGCATTTTTTTCCTGAAGAAACATCCATGAAAATTTGATACCAGATTTGTGCCTCCTTGTGTTGGTGAGTCTAGTTTTtaatagattttttttctttattataTTTTTATTCAGGTAAGTTTCTGTACAGTGAACAAGGTGTGGCAAAGAAGCGTAAATGTAGTACAAGCCTCAACAAAGATTTCAAACAaagtaatatatatatgtaacaagaagagcaaacgctcgatcgagtcactttcgcagttctgaatattatatgaggcatcagatggacaggaagaaattgctattcacaacacaatgagtcacgttcacataaaatttgagcccggtcacttttatagtttccgagaaaagcccaacgttaagttgtgtgttgccgaacagaaaaggctagttatctcccttgtttttctgataacgttcgtaaaaggctacagatgtaaatactttgatgtaaagaataatcctacaaagtttcaatcacatccgatgaactttgtcaaagatataaaatgtctaatttttcctttgacgctgacctgtgaccttgaaaaaggtcaaaggtcaacgaaaccatcgttaaagtgtagaggtcattggaggtcacgactaaacaaaatatgagcccgatcgctttgatagtttccgagaaaagtccaacgttaaggtggtgtctacggacggccggccggacggccggccggacagactaacactgaccgattacatagagtcactttttctcaagtgactcaaaaatggcaGAGAACATAATTGCTAGGCAcctggaagagttgcttttagTTGTTATCTAAGTTAAATGGGTTTTTTCCACAGTGTACACTGTATCTTTACATTTTTGTTACTAGATTTTTtggtatttgtttttattttgtccGATTCTTgataaaaattgtttttaatgttACATGTATGTTTAAATCATTTTGTTATGATCTTCATGTGTAAGACTAAGACTAGTAAGAGGGTAGGTGTCAGctcatgaacaaagaagaagaacctGAAGATGAGACAGTGGGGAGAGTGGTACCTTGATGACGAGGGGGGCAGACTGCAGGAGACAGGAGGCGGTGTGTCGCTGAAAGCAGGAGGTGGAACAGCTTGGACTCCTTTGTCGACGTCTTCACAACTCTGTGCTGGAGGATCCACGACCTCAATCATCACCTTTTTTCCTCCTTGCCAAGCAGATGCCATTTGTTCAAGCAAGACAATAGCCTGATAAAATTCCCGCAATGGCAGATCAGACGCCAAAAAGGCGAGTCGCCTGGCAACCTCAAAGGCTTGGCTGTACCGCTGGGTTTGCGACGGTGTGGCCTTCTCCTTTGGGCTGTCCAAAACCGCAACACTCATTGTCATAGTGGCACTTGTTTCATTTGCCACCAGCCGTCCTCTGTAGTATGATGTTGTCCAGCGCCTGGCACAGAGCTCCTTGTCAAACAGGGCCAAGCCTTTGAACAATCTCACAGCAAAGACATGGCGGCAAGGAAGCGACactgccttgaaaaaactacATGTGCATGATTCTGTGGAGACCTTCAGCGTGCCTTCAGATGTGTGTAGAATCATAGAGGCAGAGCTCGCTGCATCTGCAGACACCACAACGTCTGTGCACAACTGGTACTGCTCCTGAAGCAATCCGAATGCATGGGGGGTCAGCAGCCTCTGGTACTCCGTCACGGGTGTTTCAGGAGCGTATACCCCAACAGGGACCTTCTGGACAACCACTGTTGCCCTGTGGTGACGCTCCTGGTCCAGGGAATCAAAGCATAGCAGCAATTCCCTGACAGACACTGCCAGGTTACCACCGCGGTCAACCACAGACTTGATTTTCTGGTTGATGGACTCCAGCCGGTTGTTTGTCCGGTTGAGCATGTGTCCAGCCTCCACTTTCATTCCCTCTACCCACTCCTTCCTGATCGGATGCCAGTTTGAATCAAAATAGTGCAGCAGCTTTGTATTCCCAGTGGCCTGCAACTCTTGGTAATGCACCGTATACTGCTCTTCCGAGTGGGAATACATCAGCTTCTGCAAGATCTCCAAaaagttgtttttctccccGCTGGAGCAGCCCATGCTCTTCTCCGTAACCTCCCTCCTCAAGGTCCTCAAGGTGTGAAAGAGGCAGATGAGAGCTGCGTCAGGGAATTCCTCTCTTAGCACATCTCTTTCAGCCCAGTCCTTGTCAGCCATGAAACACTTTGTTCTGCCTGTGTCATTGAGCTCCTTGAAAATGGAAACCATCGCTCGCATCGTCTCCTTGTCCTCCCGCCCCATGAACCACACCGCGACAACTTGGCTCTCCCCATTGCCATCAACCGCCAGCATGACGTAGAGAGGCATCCCAAGGTTGTTGATGTTGCATGTGGCATCTATCAAGACCATCTCCGGAAACAGCTGGTACATCTCCCTCCAGACATGGCGCTGGTAAAAAACTGCATCCGTGAAGCCGTTCTGCTCTACGACTCGAATGGTGGCCCctgcaaaatgaaaataaaaaatcctcAATACAGTAGACTCCGCTTAATAAAAACACATCGGGACTGGGCAAATTTGTATTTATTAACCAAAGTTTTTATTAAccgaatttaaaaaaaaaaaattaaacagaaaaaaataagaatTTCCTCTCCTGTGAAGGAAGCGATCATGAAGTAAATGTACCTGTACGATTCAGTTAAAAAAACTTGTCCATTGTCAGCTGTTTCAGTGGCTCTTTGCGCAGAAATGCCTGTGAAGGAAGCGATCATGAAGTAAATGTACCTGTACGATTCAGTTAAAAAACTTGTCCATTGTCAGCTGTTTCAGTGGCTCTTTGCGCAGAAATGCGCGGATGTCGGCATCAACACAATTAAAGCTTATTCGTTGCTTTGGCGTTGACCCTTCTGCAACCGAAGCCcgaatttcattttcattttttatcgATTGGTACAGAAACGAATGCAAGACGTCCAAAAAAGTTGCAGCTTCCCGAACACTCTTTGCTATCAGACTATGGAAGCGATCAAGAAGTTGAACCTTGTCTTGCACCgtcatttctgttctttttctctttgtgcCCTTGGACGCCATGTTCAAAACTGCGAGCTTTATACGTGTGTAGGAGAGAATGCAATGCGAGAATGCAAACGTGATCTAATTCTCGTGATCTCGTTTCCCCCCTAAATCACAATTTTCGCTGAACTTAGCTCACTAAGCTTCAGCACAtgcttgcatcgtctgtcgggTGAGTAGATATCGCTCCGTGTTTGACAATACATTGTCAAATTTGTGTTAAGTAAGCGTCCCAGCACGGAAAAAATACCCAATTTCGCCAACAAACTGTTTTTATTAaccggatttttttttatttattaaccGAAGGATTATTACATGGGCCATATACTATAGTGATAAATCTGCACCGGACTAAGTGTATTTTAAAAGCGGCTGTCCTTATTAACCGTGTGTTTATTAAGCACAAGTCATGTGAAGCGAAACTAATACatttaccgtatttgacggactacaagccgcgacttttttttttaaaaatcgcactgcggcttataaaaagatgcggctaaaacgttacctaaacttgaatagcattcacctaatggaagtcgccgcggattttcatttcgctcgattagcgattaccggtactttattagctctctactcaagactcggcgcttttctctttctttcgcgaatcttcgtttgtcaacaagtcgtcgtgacaagatagcgtacagagaaacaccggatgtatcaggatctcgcgcgcgagattttgtttttttgtgtctcgcgatagttggaggagcgagagccgccatgttgtgttttcgtctgctcgaaatgtgcgcaaaagtcgtaaatcatcccaaaaaagcttaaaccgggcgggactacatgtgtgtgttggttacaaattgtgtgtgtgatatttttcttcaaactttttcacttttcttctttgtttcacttgtttattctcggagccgatttcgccaaataccgtactttcgtttgcctggttgttttgattgattgacacgatctgattatatttttttcgacggcggctaatatagtgacgcggcctatacgtggctcgtcccaatttttttgttaaaagtcgggggtgcggcttataaaacggtgcgtcttgtaatccgtcaaatacggtactcaatctgtcaaactcacaaaaatcccaaaacagaaagactgccaacattccaaaattcagaatcaaaaaaataaatgattgacaaaacaaaatgttacattaCTTAGCCGGCAATTTTCAAGTGAGTAGCCACACGatcttgagataagttcattatctaTTTCACAAGTGTTCGTCTGTCTACTTCCAAGACATTTGGGTCGACATACTAGTAAAtctaacgttttgttttgtcaataataaatgtGTATAAAGCAATTCCGAGaacactactggaccgatcttcatgaaacttcacatgagagttcctgggtatgatatcccaagaagaggttttttttaattttgcagaCAGATGTCTTTGATGGTGTCATATCTGGCTATTTGTGAAAGTTGGGGTGGCACTGtaacatcctcatttttcaacaaaattggttgacattttggtcaagcaaccTTCGGCTAAGTCCGGAccatgggattgcatttcagctgggaaGCTTAATTAAAAATTAGTATGCCCATTAAAGTTGTCATATAAATAGAATTTTCAGCAGAATATTAAAAACTGATTTCATTGTATTTCTCATTTTCCCCTGCATTCAAaattatatagatatgtcatgtttacttttaaaatgtgttcagaatgagaaaataggttcagtaagaaCTATGGTCACATGCTTTGCGAAGACTAGCATGACCTGCCTCTTCGGGTATGGATAGCCGAAACTATCTATCTCTGTCAACACAAAACTAAAAGATCCTCATTGAAACCAAAAATCTGTCATCACCAAGACTACTACAGCTAAACTGAGCTGGTCTGGAAAAAGCGCTTTGCTGCTGGGCCTATCGCTCCAAAAATCAACCACTTATTTTATAACCCTAAGATCATTACGAGGTAAAGACTTATGATCTCTCGCTAGGCAGTACCTACAAACTGGGTTAATGGCAGGGTCAAACCCTTCAAAAGTGTTGAAAGTCTCAAACTCAAAGCTTACCTCAACGttaactatttttttttacgaCCGACCAGCCGTTACACGCCTCATTCCCAAGAATCTTCTCATTTACTTGCTTTCCCCTTAGTCGTAACGGGTTCAACTTGCCCATCGTaacttttacccccccccccctcccgccggCAATCGGGTGGAGGATAAGAACAAACAAGGGTGCAGGAGAATAAATAAGATCAGAAAACTAACAATCATCACATACCTCCTTGTGTCTTTTCCAGTTCAGAGACAACATCCTGCAGGTTCAATCCCACTCCCGACCTGCTGGGCCCAATGAGGTTGTGGAGGTCTTTTAAGGTGACGACCTTTCCTGTCTCTTCCCGAATTTGCTGCTGGACAATCTTCTTGTCACCTTTCAGCCGGAGACAACGGAGGGCCCGCTCCTTTTCAGCATCATTCATCTGTCGCTGGCGAGGCAAGTGGCTGTAGTTTGCCTGCAACACAAACGCAACAATAAAATAACCAGCCCtaaaagtggcgagtattttacttgcCGCAGCGAGTAGAAACAtttaactggcgagtagaactATTCAACTACTTGCCTATAGCGAGTACGGTTACTGAAATTtagtgaaacaaatggttggtttggcaagTAAAATTTGATCTCTGGCGAGTAAATTTTGAGAAGCACCAGCCAAAGGCTAGTgcaccattttttttactttcaggGCTGATATTAATGAATGCTTCCTTTCAACAGGTCAAGCCAAGGGAGACAAATTAGAAAGATATCGAACCAGACGCAACAAGAGCCTAGCTACTCTAATGTCAATCATCAGTTCGGAGACCTTATCACTCATACTCATAAaacaaacggtcatacacgtaaaaatccactcatgcaaaaaacacgagtgtacatgggagtgaCCTCGAGTGTCACGctcccatgaacgcagaagaagatgaagaaataCTCGTAGAACagtaaataatttaaaaaacatCTTTTTATACATGTACAAGAGGAAGATACCTATCTGAGTGCAGAATTCAACATCTTCACAAGCTTACCGGGCTGACTTCATGGTTGTGATCTAGATGCACAGACTTGATCACCAGCATCTGCCCATCAGCAGTAGTCCTCACTTTCACGTGGAAAGGGCATGCCATCTGAAAAGTCCTgcggaaaaataaaaaatgaattaAATCCCGCACTCGCAATTCAGAAATTAAAAAACCTGTTTTAATATTGTAAACTCCCATTATTGTAATTTTGACGACCTTGCTCCAGTAGGCATACAAATCATATTAAGTTACCATGCATACGGAACAATCTGTAAAGAAATATTTTGGCTACATGAACTTTACATGCGTTATAGACGCAAATGCTGaatgaaaacatacacacaggaagGGAGAATGGGTTAGAATGGGTTGATAAAGAGTGCGCAgacaaataaaatgaaatatattGATTGCAaagctacagcagtccctgcaatgtacggcccccggcgtgagcggccacctgacatgtacggacacatttgctcggcacagagtgttttccttctatatttgcccccccttaatcggccacctgcaaaacgtggacgcggacactaattttcggtcccaacaggtCATACCTGccatgtacggacagaccatcgtcaaattttcaccacaacaaaatcgataacagagcagtccggctcttggtacaaaggtcACAGCCGCAAAGGTGTGATGACAGTCACCGacaacttgagtgcacgtgtacccatcaggaggggtgtagttttggtcaggagtggggtacatgcgaagatgccaacatgaaaatgcactatgctctttattcttgtctgttggacgtaatagaagccacagtcgatgaaggtcctgtaGCAGTAAATTGCGGGAAGAGAAATGGTTTATGAAGACAACCAGAAATTTAAAAGGCTGTTTGAAAAGAGCTTACTGAGACCGACCTATAACGGCACACCTTGAGCTTGACTCAAACATCTGGTTCTTTTAGACAAAAAGGGACTTCACAGTCGCGTCAAATGTATCAACACGTGATGGGTTGTATTTTCTAGACAAACGGTGGTAATCACTCCTTGTGTTCTAATGAGCTGAAAGTGATTAGGAATCTACCGCCTTCTTTGCGGAAAGAATAATCAGAAAGGGAGAAATATGGTATCCACGTGATCTAGCATGATTGTGAGAATGTTATGCAAGGGCTTCTCACTGAGGATTTAATTTCGCAAAACAATTGGCCGAAGCTGGGTTACATTGTACAACTACAAGGGCGCTGTCTGTTGTAGTAAAGTTTCCACGCGCTtcttaaagatcccacgattgacaaaagggtctttcctggcaaaattgtccaccaaaatacccgtgtgacttggaataataggccgtgaaaagtaggatatatgcgccgaaatggctgcgatctgctggccgatgtgaatgcgtgatgtattgtgtaaaaaaaattccatctcacacggcataaataaatcactgcgccttgaatatatgtgcgcgatataaattgcataaaataaaaaataaaaaaataaatccctgcgcttagaactgtacccacggaatacgcgcgatataagcctcatattgattgattgattgaagttgTGGTTCACCCCACAAACCGTATCGCCTTCACATTGGGTCTGATTATGATGGGTCATGGGTTCTTGCAAGTGGTGAATTCAAAACTTGCAGAAGGGCATGGGATTGAAGGCATGGTGAAAGTCATTATCTCACCACTGTCGCATCAAATTGTATCATTACGTCATCATTAAAAACACAAAGGGACGTTATCACCTCTTGTTTATTACAACAGCTGCAAGTGATTGTGAATCTGTCACATTCATGTGTGAGGACGTTTCACTTTCACTGAGGTAGTACTTTTGCTAAGTGAGTGCCAGCAATTGGCCGGGTTACGGTGTGCATTGCTTTTTTTGTGATCAGATCAGTCATAACCTAGCTGCAGCTACTCACTTTGCAAAAGCAAACCCTCGGTAAAACACAATCGCAAAATATTCTCACGTGGGAAACAATGTTGTACCCTTTCCAATGTACCCTCCATCAACTCTGTACTTTGACTTGGAGGGTCACCACAGCTATCACAGGACTCCCTTGAATTGTTTCCGACGCTTATATTTTGGTCTGCACTATGGACACTACTTCTGCTCCAAACGGCATTCTTTTCCTAAACGTTTGCAACATGAAATTGCTTACCGCCCTAGCTATTTGTATTACTATTACTATTAGGTTTGTGTGCACAATTCAGGAgtgtgactgtgactgtgagCTCTGAATTggcaacgctaaagttcaacaaaTTGAACAATACTGGATATCGTTTCCTAAACAAAGAAAACGATCAGCGAGGCCATATGCTCAGCAAAACTTTCTGTAAATCGCGGGAGAAATAGTTCatggaagatgaacagaaatttAAAAGGCTGTTAGAAAGTAGCGCAGCCATTTGGAGAACGGAAGTGAACAGCAAAGCTGGTCAAAAATGGCAGGAGAAATGTCTGTCACGTCATACAAGGAAACAAATTTCAGCCTTTTATTTTTAATGCGATATTTaagtctccttctctctctgccATGTTCTATTTAcctataaggccaaaaaaaaaaaaaaggtctgtttacggtaacccgaccgaccctagttttttcgcgcgaccctagacttttttttggcatttggggggaaaaaaaaaaaaaaaaaaaaaaaatcttggttttttggcaaaataacgtaaaaatatggttttttggaaaaaaaaaaaaaaataatcccgacctaccgaccctattttttgggcctatgttaccgtaaacagacctattttttttttggcctagaACATTCTTTCGACGCTGACCTCATTCCCTTTCTACGTCATTCATTTCATCatacaatcattcattcgctcggcttcctgacgagtggacgtgaactatcaagataagttttgtgtaaatatttgtttgtctgttcactcaaaagaccgttgggtcgaaatatctgtgaatgtattgttttgtcaataacaaacgttccaacaacctacctttcttgtttttttgattctgaatatGGTCAAGAGTACAACAGAGCGTCGAGTGCCTGTATCACGAGTTGGTCACAAAACTAGCCTTGTAAAGGCAACCATTCTACATGCACCTCAATCAAACCTGTTCTAATCTGTTCACAATAAGTTGATTTCAATATGCATGTCTTCTTGTGTTCAAATCTGTGTCTGTTGAGTTATATATCTGTGGAT is a window from the Littorina saxatilis isolate snail1 linkage group LG10, US_GU_Lsax_2.0, whole genome shotgun sequence genome containing:
- the LOC138978799 gene encoding uncharacterized protein, whose translation is MDSMETRLHSEAIKALLTVGSTFDSFDCLQKTISDFEKNGFVQLYVRSSRTLQVQRKRAPRKTFKEALQFGELDYACINGGRKFKSKSTGQRPNQSTFQMACPFHVKVRTTADGQMLVIKSVHLDHNHEVSPANYSHLPRQRQMNDAEKERALRCLRLKGDKKIVQQQIREETGKVVTLKDLHNLIGPSRSGVGLNLQDVVSELEKTQGGATIRVVEQNGFTDAVFYQRHVWREMYQLFPEMVLIDATCNINNLGMPLYVMLAVDGNGESQVVAVWFMGREDKETMRAMVSIFKELNDTGRTKCFMADKDWAERDVLREEFPDAALICLFHTLRTLRREVTEKSMGCSSGEKNNFLEILQKLMYSHSEEQYTVHYQELQATGNTKLLHYFDSNWHPIRKEWVEGMKVEAGHMLNRTNNRLESINQKIKSVVDRGGNLAVSVRELLLCFDSLDQERHHRATVVVQKVPVGVYAPETPVTEYQRLLTPHAFGLLQEQYQLCTDVVVSADAASSASMILHTSEGTLKVSTESCTCSFFKAVSLPCRHVFAVRLFKGLALFDKELCARRWTTSYYRGRLVANETSATMTMSVAVLDSPKEKATPSQTQRYSQAFEVARRLAFLASDLPLREFYQAIVLLEQMASAWQGGKKVMIEVVDPPAQSCEDVDKGVQAVPPPAFSDTPPPVSCSLPPSSSRKEEEGPAVTTEVKMEVDPAEDAEDSFYMTDQYLHVTFEQDVREKTDTIPVVQTCEGRDAVSADHDYVLKDKEKDVPSVDNHLNTDLDSEGKRTETSMAAGEIVSCNNGSFTIKEKQSTCSQPDSASSSKNETSIRTGQRPHVCPKCHAAFFRFVHLKQHMLTHTGERPPHQCKQCDAAYYRIASFKRHILTHKGERPHKCQKCDAAFIHSGLLKQHMLKVKHTGERPHQCKQ